The genomic region TCGCACTGATCGCGGTGCTACTCGTCGATCTGCTGATCATCGGTCGACGCCCGCATGAGCCGAGCGTGCGGGAGTCGAGCCTCTGGGTCGCCTTCTACGTCGGCCTTGCACTGCTTTTCGGCGCCGGCGTCTGGCTGACCTCGGGAGCGAGTGCGGCCGGGCAGTTCTACACCGGCTGGCTCACCGAATACAGCCTCTCGGTGGACAACCTCTTCGTCTTCGTGATCATCATGGCCCGCTTCGGGGTGCCACGGCAGTACCAGCAGAAGGTGCTGCTCGTCGGCATCGTGCTGGCGTTGCTGATGCGCGGCGCCTTCATCGCCGCGGGCGCGGCCCTGATCAGCCAGTTCTCCTGGGTGTTCTACATCTTCGGTGCGTTTCTCATCTACACGGCTGTGAACCTGGCCCGGCAGGGCGAGCCGGACGAGGACGAGTTCTCCGAGAACATGCTGATCCGGTGGAGCCGCAAGGCGCTGCCGATCTCCAAGACGTACGACGGCGCGAAGCTGACGACGCACGAGGGCGGTCGCCGGCTCTTCACCCCGCTGCTCATCGTGATGATCGCCATCGGCACCACCGACCTGATCTTCGCTCTGGACTCGATCCCGGCGATCTTCGGCATCACCCAGGAGCCGTACCTGGTCTTCACCGCCAACGTCTTCGCGTTGATGGGCCTGCGGCAGCTCTACTTCCTGCTCGGCGGGCTGCTCAACCGTCTGATCTACCTGAGCTACGGGCTGGCAGTGGTGCTGGGCTTCATCGGGGTCAAGTTGGTGCTGGAGGCGTTGGCCGACAACACCCTGCCGTTCATCAACGGTGGCGAGCACGTCGGCTGGGCGCCGCACATCCCGATCTGGCTCTCGTTGCTGGTCATCGTCGGCACGTTGGGCGTGGCCACCGTCGCCAGCCTGATCAAGTCCGCCCGGGACCGCCGCCGGGAGCTGGCCGAAGCGCGACGTTGAACCGCCGCCCCGGGGCCGGCGCCGCAGCGGTCGGGGCCTGAGGATTAACCGTCGCCGGCCGGGAGCCCCTGGGCTTCCGGCCGGTCAGACCCGGTGCACGCCGACGAGGGTGGCGGCGCGGTCGGCGGGCATCGGCTCCTCCACCACACGCCGCCGTCGGTAGCAGGCGTGCAGCATCCGCCGGCTGCCGCGACCTCCGGCGACGGCGGTGACGATCCCGATGTGGTGGATCTTGCGGCCGGGGCGGGCGAAGAAGTAGAGGTCGCCGGGGCGTTCCGCGCCCAGCGGCAGCGGGTTCGTCGCCACCGCCTGGTCGTCGGCGTCGCGCGGCAGAAGAACCCCGAACCGGCGCCAGGCCAGGTGGACCAGACCCGAGCAGTCGATGCCGTACGCGGAGAGCCCACCCCAGATGTACGCCACGTGCAGCAGCCGCTGCGCCACGGCCAACACGTCGGCGGCCTCGGGTGGCCCGATCGGTATCGGCACGAGTTGGCCGTCGGGCAGCCAGAGCGGGGCGGGCTGACCGGGGACGTGCACCGGCCGCCAGCCGTCGCACGCCGGGCCGGCCGGAACGAGGCGGGTGCCGACGATGACGCCGGGCAGCACCACTGGCCCGTCCGGGTCGGCGCGCAGCGCGGTGATCGTGGCGTCCACCACAAGCGGGTCGCCGGTGCAGGCCGGGTCGACACCGACCAGTTGGTCGGCGGGAAGCCAGCCGGGGTAGCCGTGCGGGTCGAGCTTGGCCGCCGGTTGTTCGACGGCGATCACGTGCGCCCAGCCGTCCGGGCGCAGCTCGGTGACGAGCACCCGTTCGCCGAGCAGGAGCTGGCTCAGCACGCAGTCGCCCACCTGCTGCTCGGTGTCCATGCCGGAGACCCAGGTCGGGATGTCCGCGCCGGTGGTCAGCGCTGGTCCGTCGATCGGCCGGATGGCCTCGGGGGAGGACCACAGCGTCGCCACGGCGACCCGGACGAGGGCCTCGCGGCCCGGTTGGAGCTCCACGTCAACCCCCAGCTCGTGTCGGCTGTTCACTGGAACTCTATGAAAGAAACCAACGGCCATCAACCACGGGTCTGCATCTTTACTTCAGTCAGACCAGGAATGCCCAGGCCAGGGGCGTCGGGAAGCACAACGGTCGGTCCCTCGTACCGGATGCCGCCCCGCACCGGCGACCAGGCCAGCCACCAGGCGGCGTCCAGGTCGGCGACCGCGGTGGTGCCGTACGCGCCGACCAGGCTCGCCGCCGCCCCGATGCCGACCTGGGTCTCCATCATCGACCCGACCACAGTGCCGAGTCCGTGCGCGGCGGCCAGTTCCAGCAGGGTGCGCGCCGGGTGCAGCCCACCGCACTTGGCAAGCTTGACGTTCACCAGGTCGGCGGCCCGGCGGCGGATCACCTCCACCAGGTCGCGGACCCCGAAGACCGCCTCGTCGGCCAGGATCGGCACCGACACCCGGTCGCTGACCCAGGCCAGCCCGTCCAGGTCCCAGCGGGCCACCGGCTGCTCGACCAGTTCCACGTCCAACCCGGCGTCCTCCATGCCGCGGATCACCCGGACCGCCTCGCGGGGCGTCCAGCCCTGGTTGGCGTCCACCCGGATCCGCACCTGAGGGCCGACCGCCGCCC from Micromonospora profundi harbors:
- a CDS encoding TerC family protein yields the protein MDVSGLVWAGTLVALIAVLLVDLLIIGRRPHEPSVRESSLWVAFYVGLALLFGAGVWLTSGASAAGQFYTGWLTEYSLSVDNLFVFVIIMARFGVPRQYQQKVLLVGIVLALLMRGAFIAAGAALISQFSWVFYIFGAFLIYTAVNLARQGEPDEDEFSENMLIRWSRKALPISKTYDGAKLTTHEGGRRLFTPLLIVMIAIGTTDLIFALDSIPAIFGITQEPYLVFTANVFALMGLRQLYFLLGGLLNRLIYLSYGLAVVLGFIGVKLVLEALADNTLPFINGGEHVGWAPHIPIWLSLLVIVGTLGVATVASLIKSARDRRRELAEARR
- a CDS encoding C40 family peptidase; the encoded protein is MNSRHELGVDVELQPGREALVRVAVATLWSSPEAIRPIDGPALTTGADIPTWVSGMDTEQQVGDCVLSQLLLGERVLVTELRPDGWAHVIAVEQPAAKLDPHGYPGWLPADQLVGVDPACTGDPLVVDATITALRADPDGPVVLPGVIVGTRLVPAGPACDGWRPVHVPGQPAPLWLPDGQLVPIPIGPPEAADVLAVAQRLLHVAYIWGGLSAYGIDCSGLVHLAWRRFGVLLPRDADDQAVATNPLPLGAERPGDLYFFARPGRKIHHIGIVTAVAGGRGSRRMLHACYRRRRVVEEPMPADRAATLVGVHRV
- a CDS encoding mandelate racemase/muconate lactonizing enzyme family protein translates to MTISAVRTHRVSAPLHTPFITALRRTTTVETLVVEVIDADGRSGFGEAPQVWQVTGASVAGSQACVQELLGPLLAGRDPDDLVTRCGEVQRSVVGNEAAKAAVDVALHDLAARRLGVPLVRLLGGTTLRVPTDVTLAVGDAVDLAAAARQRQADGFGVLKLKVGTDAAGDLDRVRAVRAAVGPQVRIRVDANQGWTPREAVRVIRGMEDAGLDVELVEQPVARWDLDGLAWVSDRVSVPILADEAVFGVRDLVEVIRRRAADLVNVKLAKCGGLHPARTLLELAAAHGLGTVVGSMMETQVGIGAAASLVGAYGTTAVADLDAAWWLAWSPVRGGIRYEGPTVVLPDAPGLGIPGLTEVKMQTRG